A single window of Syntrophotalea acetylenica DNA harbors:
- a CDS encoding aldehyde ferredoxin oxidoreductase family protein: MLGGYWQKIAVIDLTTETVEYLRPSEEDLKKFIGGSGLGAKLLYENTRAGIDPLGPENVLICMTGPYNGTKVAQAGRWELITKGPLTGIYLESDCGGKWGGALKACGLDGLMVKGKAKQPVYITIVDDDIQIKKADQLWGKGTFETDRLLKEELGKGSQAISIGQAGEKLVKIASIMTDGREGRTAGRGGGGAVMGSKNLKAIACKGSKNVPIARPEPYEEMIQKFRENFKDVYDGPLGTYGTSCAVEIFNDVGDLPIKNWLWGHWDKAEKVSGQHLAKTILKKRYHCGNCLIGCGRTVEIPSGAFKMEKGGGPEYETLGMLGSNCLIDDVEAISKGAEFCNDYGIDTISASALISFLMEAWEHGMIDESDTDGLEMTWGNGLAMVEMIRKIALREGIGDPCSQGILEAIKRVGPASAEFAVHVKGMDFPAHDPRGRGGLGVAYATSNRGACHMQAYNQDFEGEGCLNIADLGYDAPMPPYTNEGKGKFVADMQNFMSMMDSLKLCKFSVFGGMTVGPMTQFLNHIVGWDLTNEQWIECGERIFNMKRLFNTREGVSRKDDTLPPRILASPRQGGSGDYVPDLGYQLRDYYRARNWDEWGIPTPETLKRLGLDQYDYRKGKRTTENQR, encoded by the coding sequence ATGTACTGATCTGCATGACCGGGCCGTACAACGGGACCAAGGTGGCTCAGGCGGGACGCTGGGAGCTGATTACCAAGGGACCCCTGACCGGCATTTACCTCGAATCCGACTGCGGGGGGAAATGGGGCGGCGCCCTTAAAGCCTGCGGCCTTGACGGTCTTATGGTCAAGGGCAAGGCCAAACAGCCAGTGTATATCACCATCGTCGACGACGATATCCAGATCAAAAAAGCCGACCAGCTGTGGGGTAAAGGCACCTTTGAAACCGACAGGCTTCTCAAGGAAGAGCTGGGCAAAGGTTCCCAGGCCATTTCCATCGGACAGGCCGGAGAAAAATTGGTCAAGATAGCCTCCATCATGACCGATGGTCGCGAGGGCCGCACCGCGGGGCGCGGCGGCGGCGGCGCCGTCATGGGTTCCAAAAATCTCAAGGCGATCGCTTGCAAGGGCAGCAAGAATGTCCCCATTGCCAGGCCCGAGCCTTATGAAGAAATGATTCAGAAATTCCGCGAAAACTTCAAGGATGTCTACGATGGACCGCTTGGCACCTACGGTACATCCTGCGCCGTGGAAATTTTCAACGATGTCGGTGACCTGCCGATCAAGAACTGGCTGTGGGGCCATTGGGACAAGGCTGAAAAGGTTTCCGGCCAGCACCTGGCCAAGACCATTCTCAAAAAGCGTTACCATTGCGGCAACTGCTTGATTGGTTGCGGCCGTACCGTGGAAATCCCTTCTGGTGCGTTCAAGATGGAGAAGGGGGGCGGTCCCGAATACGAAACCCTTGGCATGCTCGGTTCCAACTGTCTGATTGATGATGTGGAAGCCATCTCCAAGGGTGCGGAATTCTGCAACGATTATGGCATCGATACCATCTCCGCCTCCGCTCTCATCAGTTTCCTTATGGAAGCCTGGGAGCATGGCATGATCGACGAGAGCGACACGGATGGCCTGGAGATGACCTGGGGCAACGGCTTGGCCATGGTCGAGATGATCAGGAAGATCGCCCTGCGCGAAGGCATCGGGGATCCCTGCTCCCAGGGCATCCTGGAAGCCATCAAGCGGGTTGGCCCCGCCAGTGCGGAATTCGCCGTTCACGTCAAGGGCATGGACTTCCCCGCGCATGACCCCCGCGGCCGCGGCGGTCTCGGCGTTGCCTATGCCACCTCCAACCGGGGTGCCTGCCACATGCAGGCCTATAACCAGGACTTCGAGGGAGAAGGCTGCCTGAATATCGCGGACCTCGGCTACGACGCCCCGATGCCCCCCTATACCAATGAAGGAAAGGGCAAGTTCGTTGCCGACATGCAGAATTTCATGAGCATGATGGATTCGCTGAAACTCTGCAAATTCTCCGTGTTCGGCGGTATGACTGTCGGGCCCATGACGCAGTTTCTCAACCATATCGTCGGCTGGGACCTCACCAACGAGCAATGGATCGAGTGCGGCGAGCGGATTTTCAATATGAAACGTCTGTTCAACACCCGCGAGGGGGTCAGCCGCAAGGACGACACCCTGCCGCCGCGTATCCTTGCCAGCCCCCGCCAGGGCGGCTCCGGCGATTACGTGCCCGACCTGGGCTACCAGCTGCGGGATTACTACCGCGCCCGCAACTGGGACGAGTGGGGTATCCCCACTCCGGAAACCCTCAAGCGGCTCGGCCTTGACCAGTATGATTACCGCAAGGGCAAGCGCACCACCGAAAATCAGCGCTGA
- the thiF gene encoding sulfur carrier protein ThiS adenylyltransferase ThiF, with translation MHRDLQEKEFFSRHALGVVPVLKKATVGVAGAGGLGSNIAVALARSGVGKLVVADYDRVEPHNLNRQYYFRDQIGMYKVDALKSNLERVNPFSEYEMHNRLLDKENIPRIFGNVDILLEALDSVDAKLMLLQSWIAAFPQQPLVMGSGMGGYGGNNGMVSKRLFDKVYVCGDEKTDVAVFPPMAPKVMIVAAMQANMALEWLLDGEVIV, from the coding sequence TTGCATCGGGATCTTCAGGAAAAAGAATTTTTTTCCAGGCATGCCCTGGGGGTAGTGCCGGTGTTAAAAAAAGCCACCGTCGGGGTTGCCGGCGCCGGCGGGCTGGGATCAAATATCGCCGTTGCCCTGGCCCGCTCAGGAGTCGGCAAGCTGGTGGTCGCCGATTATGACCGGGTTGAACCGCACAATCTCAACCGTCAATATTATTTTCGCGATCAGATAGGCATGTACAAGGTTGACGCACTGAAAAGCAACCTGGAGCGCGTCAATCCGTTTTCAGAATATGAAATGCACAACAGGCTCCTCGACAAAGAGAACATCCCGCGGATTTTCGGTAATGTCGATATCCTGCTGGAAGCTCTGGACAGCGTTGATGCCAAGCTCATGCTTCTGCAGAGCTGGATTGCTGCCTTTCCGCAGCAACCGCTGGTGATGGGCAGCGGCATGGGAGGGTATGGCGGCAATAACGGTATGGTGTCGAAACGGCTGTTTGACAAGGTTTATGTCTGTGGTGATGAAAAAACCGATGTGGCCGTCTTCCCGCCGATGGCGCCGAAAGTCATGATCGTGGCGGCCATGCAGGCCAACATGGCGCTGGAATGGCTGCTCGATGGCGAGGTGATAGTCTGA
- a CDS encoding histidine kinase has protein sequence MKRMSLLLCSLVAGFILYGTPAHAAVVIGTDNGWSFSTDGLVNMFAAYETGDAKPGFGTGIRRGGTIVDDQEGYRERIGLVPGIIAFNIKAPTIGGLDMAARIGFYPTYDAKDVGKSKNSFGNQIDLREIFFTVDGNFGQMLVGKTLSQFQGQNLLTDMTVWGYGAQGALDGGGTPLGRIGYGYVYPQFNAQIRYTSPAYNGVKVSLGLYDPSVIAGATAKAEETKLPRFEGELSYAGTFEGGSFKAWLSGVWQEAEFSSGSGFDGTVEASGIAGGVQILYRGFDLVLSGFDNTAIGSVLMLDTDALDAAGKERDSQGFIAQLMYGFDNRFGKTKFGVSYGGNYMDETSRDKADRLAGTEVQIEEQTLWVFGVYHDINPNLKVMAEVMLTENSWFDNEDQNTELFTVGTFFVW, from the coding sequence ATGAAAAGAATGTCACTTCTGCTGTGCAGTCTGGTGGCCGGATTTATTCTGTACGGCACACCCGCTCATGCGGCCGTTGTCATCGGTACGGACAATGGCTGGTCCTTCAGCACCGACGGCCTGGTAAACATGTTTGCCGCCTATGAAACCGGGGACGCCAAACCCGGTTTCGGCACTGGAATCCGCCGAGGCGGCACCATTGTTGACGACCAGGAAGGCTACCGGGAACGTATCGGCCTGGTACCCGGAATTATCGCTTTCAACATCAAGGCGCCAACCATCGGAGGACTCGACATGGCGGCTCGCATCGGGTTCTACCCGACCTACGATGCCAAGGACGTCGGCAAGTCGAAAAACTCTTTCGGCAATCAGATCGATCTGCGTGAAATCTTTTTTACCGTCGATGGCAACTTCGGACAGATGCTGGTCGGAAAAACCCTCAGCCAATTCCAGGGACAAAACCTTTTGACGGACATGACCGTCTGGGGGTATGGCGCCCAGGGCGCGCTCGACGGAGGCGGTACGCCTCTGGGCCGCATCGGCTACGGTTACGTTTATCCGCAATTCAATGCGCAGATCCGCTATACGTCGCCGGCCTATAATGGTGTCAAGGTGTCGTTGGGACTTTATGACCCGAGCGTCATTGCCGGCGCCACGGCAAAAGCGGAGGAAACCAAGCTGCCTCGCTTCGAAGGGGAATTGTCCTATGCCGGCACCTTCGAGGGCGGTTCATTCAAAGCCTGGCTGTCCGGCGTATGGCAGGAAGCCGAATTTTCCTCCGGCAGCGGCTTTGACGGTACTGTGGAAGCCAGCGGCATTGCCGGCGGAGTGCAGATTCTTTATCGGGGCTTCGATCTGGTGTTGTCAGGCTTCGACAATACGGCCATCGGCTCGGTTCTCATGCTGGACACGGACGCGCTGGATGCCGCGGGCAAGGAACGGGACAGCCAGGGCTTTATCGCCCAGTTGATGTACGGCTTCGACAACCGTTTCGGCAAAACCAAATTCGGAGTGAGCTACGGCGGCAACTACATGGATGAAACCTCGAGGGACAAGGCGGATCGCCTCGCCGGCACCGAGGTTCAGATTGAAGAACAGACCCTGTGGGTATTTGGCGTCTACCACGACATCAACCCCAACCTCAAGGTCATGGCGGAAGTCATGCTGACGGAAAACTCCTGGTTCGACAACGAGGATCAGAATACCGAACTGTTCACGGTCGGCACCTTTTTCGTCTGGTAG
- a CDS encoding iron-containing alcohol dehydrogenase, protein MADFLCPSVNFIGRGTVAEVGPRAAMFGTKALIVCDGFLAKLEGGPVAKVKDALTSSGIKFAVYDGVEPNPKDTNVAAGLKVYKAENCDMIVTVGGGSSHDCGKGIGISATHDGDLYENYAGIELLTNELPPIISVNTTAGTASEVTRHCVITNTAKKVKFVIVSWRNLPKVSINDPELMVAKPAGLTAATGMDALTHAVECYVTKDANPATDAVAIHSVKLIGKYLRRAVANGADIEAREGMAYGSLLAGMAFNNAGLGYVHAMAHQLGGLLDMPHGIANAVLLPHVERYNLMVNPEKFADIAVALGENIDGLGKMEAAEKAIDAIVRLSKDVGIPQGLSQLGVKESDIEPMAKLAMQDGNAGTNPRVGKLEDIIQLFKNAM, encoded by the coding sequence ATGGCTGACTTTTTGTGTCCCAGCGTAAACTTTATTGGTAGGGGTACGGTTGCCGAGGTTGGTCCCAGGGCTGCCATGTTTGGCACCAAGGCACTGATTGTTTGTGATGGTTTTCTTGCAAAGCTCGAGGGTGGTCCGGTTGCCAAGGTAAAAGACGCCTTGACTTCCTCCGGGATCAAATTTGCTGTTTATGACGGCGTCGAGCCTAACCCCAAAGACACCAATGTCGCTGCAGGCCTGAAGGTTTACAAGGCTGAGAATTGCGACATGATCGTTACGGTTGGTGGCGGCAGCTCCCATGATTGCGGAAAAGGCATCGGTATTTCCGCAACACATGACGGAGATCTTTACGAAAACTATGCGGGAATCGAACTGCTGACCAACGAACTGCCTCCCATTATCTCTGTCAATACGACAGCCGGTACGGCCAGTGAGGTTACACGTCACTGCGTTATTACCAACACGGCCAAGAAGGTCAAGTTTGTTATTGTCAGCTGGCGTAACCTGCCGAAGGTTTCCATCAACGATCCTGAGCTGATGGTGGCCAAGCCTGCCGGGCTTACCGCAGCCACCGGCATGGATGCCTTGACCCACGCTGTGGAATGCTACGTGACCAAGGATGCCAATCCGGCGACCGATGCCGTTGCAATTCACTCTGTCAAACTTATCGGCAAGTACCTGCGCCGGGCTGTTGCCAATGGTGCGGATATCGAGGCTCGTGAAGGTATGGCTTACGGATCGTTGCTGGCCGGCATGGCGTTCAACAATGCCGGCCTCGGTTATGTCCATGCCATGGCGCATCAATTGGGTGGCCTGCTCGACATGCCTCATGGCATTGCCAATGCCGTACTGTTGCCGCACGTCGAGCGTTACAACCTGATGGTCAATCCCGAGAAATTTGCGGATATCGCTGTGGCGCTCGGGGAAAATATCGACGGCCTCGGCAAAATGGAAGCCGCCGAAAAAGCGATCGATGCCATTGTGCGCCTGTCCAAGGATGTTGGCATTCCTCAGGGGCTGTCGCAACTGGGTGTCAAGGAGTCCGATATCGAGCCGATGGCCAAGCTGGCCATGCAGGACGGTAACGCCGGAACCAATCCGCGTGTCGGCAAATTGGAAGACATCATCCAGCTGTTTAAAAACGCCATGTAG
- a CDS encoding DUF190 domain-containing protein, producing the protein MGSEGKNQLLRIYLNETRRYGDKLLYDAIVETAYQHGLAGSMVFRGIEGSGFCCKVCRTQAPGLTLSKCQPMVIEFIGAEEKMKVLIPRLKEMITAGAMVVLDAEIVHNVCE; encoded by the coding sequence ATGGGCTCCGAAGGCAAAAACCAGCTGTTGCGCATCTATCTTAATGAGACCAGGCGCTATGGCGATAAACTTCTGTATGATGCCATTGTGGAAACAGCCTATCAGCACGGATTGGCCGGAAGCATGGTATTCAGGGGGATAGAAGGTTCCGGTTTCTGCTGTAAGGTATGCAGAACCCAGGCTCCGGGTTTGACGCTGTCAAAATGTCAGCCGATGGTGATTGAATTCATCGGCGCTGAAGAGAAGATGAAGGTCCTGATTCCCCGTCTCAAGGAGATGATCACCGCAGGCGCCATGGTCGTGCTGGATGCTGAGATTGTGCATAATGTCTGCGAATAG
- a CDS encoding carboxymuconolactone decarboxylase family protein yields the protein MSANRTAEGGSSISPPRHGGSAASAVSIKARSKPCVLKHFRGALDAGATVQELAYILALVMREAAGADDCWTHDVLSDWQEIVAGNMACGCPA from the coding sequence ATGTCTGCGAATAGAACTGCGGAGGGCGGATCCTCTATCTCGCCACCAAGGCATGGGGGCAGCGCAGCCTCTGCCGTATCCATCAAGGCGCGTTCCAAACCCTGCGTGCTGAAACACTTCAGGGGGGCACTCGATGCCGGCGCCACGGTGCAGGAACTGGCATACATTCTGGCTCTGGTCATGCGTGAGGCAGCCGGAGCGGACGATTGCTGGACGCATGATGTTTTGTCGGACTGGCAGGAAATTGTCGCGGGCAATATGGCCTGCGGATGCCCGGCATAA
- a CDS encoding iron-containing alcohol dehydrogenase → MISSRPFRVPPTIHFGEQATARTGEEVKRLGARKALLVTDAVLAKVGAIDPIVDSLKNHGVDVVVFDEVNCEPVLRHVNEGLALLEEKQCDVLVACGGGSPIDAAKAIGIMATNQGQIKDYMGLDKFKTAGVPVIAVPTTAGTGSEATMFSIITDTDNDVKMLIGSPLLMPKVAIVDPLMTLKLPRGLTAATGLDALTHAIEAYVSLKAQPMTDVLAISAIKLISTYLPLAWGSPDNREARANTMLGALQAGIAFSNASVALVHGMSRPIGANFHIAHGVSNAVLLGIIMDFSLSGNPGRYADIARAMGVGNGGQDAMGVAKAGAEKVKGLIKMLEVPSLTALGVTREKLEPVVKKMAEDALASGSPGNNPRQATAEEIVNLYYAAL, encoded by the coding sequence ATGATTTCCTCTCGACCATTTCGCGTTCCGCCCACCATCCATTTTGGCGAACAAGCCACCGCTCGTACCGGTGAAGAAGTCAAGCGGCTCGGAGCCCGCAAAGCCTTGCTCGTTACCGATGCGGTGCTGGCCAAGGTTGGGGCCATCGATCCAATTGTCGACTCGCTTAAAAACCACGGTGTGGATGTAGTGGTTTTTGATGAGGTAAATTGTGAACCGGTGTTGCGTCATGTCAATGAAGGCCTGGCATTGCTGGAGGAAAAACAGTGCGATGTGCTGGTTGCCTGCGGCGGCGGCAGTCCGATCGATGCGGCCAAGGCCATTGGCATCATGGCGACCAATCAGGGGCAGATCAAGGATTACATGGGGCTGGATAAGTTCAAGACCGCCGGCGTACCGGTGATTGCCGTGCCGACGACTGCGGGGACCGGCAGCGAAGCGACCATGTTCAGCATCATCACCGATACGGACAACGACGTTAAGATGCTCATCGGCAGCCCTTTGTTGATGCCGAAGGTCGCTATCGTCGATCCGCTCATGACCCTCAAGCTCCCCCGTGGGCTGACCGCGGCGACCGGTCTGGACGCTCTCACCCATGCCATCGAGGCCTATGTGTCGTTGAAGGCACAGCCGATGACGGATGTGCTGGCCATTTCCGCCATCAAGCTGATCAGCACCTACCTGCCTCTTGCCTGGGGCAGCCCGGATAATCGCGAGGCCCGCGCCAACACCATGCTGGGCGCCCTGCAGGCAGGGATCGCTTTTTCCAATGCGTCGGTAGCCCTGGTGCATGGCATGTCACGGCCTATCGGCGCCAATTTCCATATTGCGCACGGCGTGTCCAATGCCGTGCTGCTGGGTATCATTATGGATTTTTCTCTGTCGGGTAATCCCGGGCGCTATGCGGATATCGCCAGGGCCATGGGGGTCGGCAACGGCGGCCAGGATGCCATGGGTGTGGCCAAGGCAGGCGCCGAGAAAGTCAAGGGCCTGATCAAAATGCTTGAAGTGCCGTCTCTTACCGCGCTTGGCGTGACACGGGAGAAGCTTGAGCCGGTGGTGAAAAAAATGGCGGAAGATGCTCTGGCCAGCGGCAGCCCGGGAAATAATCCGCGGCAGGCGACGGCCGAGGAGATCGTAAATCTGTATTACGCGGCGCTGTGA
- a CDS encoding CoA-acylating methylmalonate-semialdehyde dehydrogenase, with protein MGEAKELVPEIKRLKYCINNEWVTSKTDKYMAVMNPSTGEQIAETPCCTAVEVEAAVQAAKAAFPEWSAKPAAIRTQVLFAFRDLVNSHFEELALILATEMGKNLNEARGDVHKVVEACEVAVAAPLEMQGHSTMEVTRGHDTVLYRESVGVFLGIAPYNFPAMIPFGWFIPLAIAAGNTVVLKSASLVPMTSMRLLELLIEAGLPKGVVNLITCSRNELTDLLSHPDIRGISFVGSTSVGLKIYSTGAAAGKRVQALTEAKNHSLILRDAALDWSARRLINSAFGCAGQRCMALPVVVVEECIADEFVGLLKKYAQQLKMGPAYEETTQLGPLVSAGQKKFVIDMINKGVEEGATLVLDGRDAVVEGCEKGYFVGPTIFDHVKKDMVIGDQEIFGPVVCVKRVKDFEEGIAVMNANEFANGSSIFTRSGYYSREFARRTDGGMVGINVGIPVPLAFFPFSGHKRSFFGDLHCLGRDGLKFYTQTKSVTTKWVSPEEAGEQDKVSTWEGTINREL; from the coding sequence ATGGGTGAAGCAAAAGAACTGGTGCCGGAAATAAAGCGTTTGAAATACTGCATCAACAACGAGTGGGTGACATCTAAAACCGATAAATACATGGCGGTGATGAACCCCAGCACCGGCGAGCAAATTGCCGAAACGCCCTGCTGTACGGCCGTGGAGGTCGAGGCAGCGGTGCAGGCCGCCAAGGCGGCTTTCCCGGAGTGGTCAGCGAAGCCGGCCGCTATCCGCACCCAGGTACTCTTTGCGTTCCGCGACCTGGTCAACAGCCACTTCGAGGAACTGGCGCTGATCCTTGCCACGGAAATGGGCAAGAACCTGAATGAAGCGCGAGGCGATGTGCACAAGGTTGTCGAGGCTTGCGAAGTGGCTGTTGCGGCGCCCCTGGAAATGCAGGGACATTCGACCATGGAGGTGACCCGCGGCCACGACACGGTGCTGTATCGGGAATCCGTTGGTGTTTTTCTCGGGATTGCCCCTTACAACTTCCCGGCGATGATCCCCTTTGGATGGTTTATTCCCCTGGCCATTGCAGCCGGCAATACGGTGGTGCTCAAGTCCGCCAGTCTGGTTCCCATGACCAGTATGCGCCTGCTGGAGCTGCTGATCGAGGCCGGTCTGCCCAAGGGAGTCGTCAATCTGATCACCTGCAGCCGCAACGAGCTGACGGATTTGCTGTCGCATCCGGACATTCGCGGAATTTCCTTTGTCGGCAGCACATCTGTTGGCCTGAAGATCTATTCGACAGGGGCTGCTGCCGGTAAGCGGGTGCAGGCCCTGACGGAAGCCAAGAACCACTCTCTGATTCTGCGTGACGCGGCTCTGGACTGGTCTGCCCGGAGGCTCATCAATTCGGCATTCGGTTGCGCCGGCCAGCGTTGCATGGCTCTGCCGGTGGTGGTTGTAGAAGAGTGCATTGCCGATGAGTTTGTTGGCCTGCTGAAAAAATACGCCCAACAGCTGAAGATGGGCCCTGCCTACGAAGAGACCACACAGCTTGGCCCCCTGGTCAGTGCCGGGCAGAAAAAATTTGTCATCGACATGATCAACAAAGGGGTCGAAGAAGGCGCCACGCTGGTGCTTGATGGCCGGGACGCGGTTGTCGAGGGATGCGAAAAGGGCTATTTCGTCGGTCCTACCATCTTCGACCATGTCAAGAAAGATATGGTTATCGGTGATCAGGAAATCTTCGGACCGGTGGTTTGCGTCAAGCGGGTCAAGGATTTCGAGGAAGGCATAGCGGTCATGAATGCCAATGAGTTTGCCAACGGCTCATCCATCTTTACCCGCAGCGGTTATTATTCCAGGGAATTCGCTCGCCGCACCGACGGCGGCATGGTGGGTATCAACGTGGGAATTCCGGTGCCTCTGGCATTCTTCCCCTTCTCCGGTCACAAGCGTTCCTTTTTTGGCGATTTGCACTGCCTCGGGCGGGACGGGCTCAAATTCTATACCCAGACCAAATCGGTGACCACCAAATGGGTATCCCCGGAGGAGGCTGGCGAACAGGATAAGGTTTCGACCTGGGAAGGTACCATCAACCGGGAACTCTAG
- a CDS encoding sulfide/dihydroorotate dehydrogenase-like FAD/NAD-binding protein: protein MFEVLSNDILAPNVHRMVIRAPRIARVRKPGQFVIVRVEEGGERIPLTIGDADIAKGTITLFIQAVGLTSLKLVGTPVGNHLRDVAGPLGQPTHIRKWGRVVCIGGGLGTAVLYPMARALPAAGNEVTTIIGGRSAPFIILEQELSVFSRQVLVTTEDGSLGRKGFVTDALRELIDDPQRCPQAVIAIGPVPMMRAVAELTRPYGIETIVSLNPIMIDGTGMCGGCRVVVGGETRFACVDGPEFDGHLVDFDLLSNRLAMYREDECRMLEQLPDELRARIVQVKR from the coding sequence ATGTTTGAAGTACTCAGCAACGATATTCTGGCGCCGAATGTCCATCGCATGGTGATCCGCGCGCCGCGGATCGCCAGGGTTCGGAAACCCGGACAATTCGTGATTGTGCGCGTCGAGGAAGGCGGAGAGCGGATTCCACTGACCATTGGCGACGCGGACATTGCGAAGGGCACCATTACCCTGTTTATCCAGGCCGTGGGGCTGACGTCCTTAAAGCTCGTCGGCACGCCGGTTGGCAATCACCTCAGGGATGTGGCCGGGCCTTTGGGACAGCCGACGCATATACGCAAATGGGGACGCGTGGTCTGTATCGGAGGCGGGCTTGGCACCGCGGTGCTTTATCCCATGGCCAGGGCTTTGCCGGCGGCCGGCAATGAAGTAACCACGATAATCGGCGGTCGCTCCGCGCCCTTCATTATCCTGGAACAGGAGCTTTCCGTTTTTTCCAGACAGGTGCTGGTAACCACCGAGGATGGCAGTCTTGGCCGCAAGGGGTTTGTCACCGATGCCCTGCGGGAATTGATCGACGATCCGCAGCGGTGCCCGCAGGCGGTGATCGCCATCGGTCCGGTACCGATGATGCGGGCCGTGGCGGAACTGACCCGGCCATACGGCATTGAGACCATTGTCAGCCTCAACCCGATCATGATCGACGGCACCGGCATGTGCGGCGGCTGCCGGGTCGTGGTCGGAGGGGAAACCCGTTTTGCCTGTGTTGATGGCCCCGAATTTGATGGCCATCTGGTGGACTTCGATCTGTTGAGTAATCGGCTGGCCATGTATCGCGAAGATGAATGCAGAATGCTGGAGCAGCTCCCCGATGAACTGCGTGCCAGGATCGTTCAGGTAAAAAGGTGA
- the gltA gene encoding NADPH-dependent glutamate synthase, with translation MKFSMEPQVKMARVRMPEQDPQVRRCNFKEVNLGLSEAEAVQEAQRCLGCKTRPCVAGCPVRVRIPEFITALACGNVAQAAHILLADNSLPAVCGRVCPQEEQCEAKCVLGKKGEPVAIGYLERFVADWAMRHPDLLEPETAVAPTGKTVAVVGCGPAGITVSKELACKGHDVTIFEALHDTGGVLRYGIPEFRLPKQIVDIEVQRLRHMGVSIECNVIVGKTVSLEELQTGYDAVFIGNGAGLPTMLGIPGENLKGVYSANEYLTRVNLMAAWRDDAATPIMRGKRVMVIGGGNTAMDAVRTGARLGAERSIIVYRRSEAEMPARVEEIHHAKQEGIEFILLTAPLEIIGDASGWVKGVRCQKMKLGEPDASGRRRPVPVAGQTFELAVDVVVNAVGTQANPLLTATASQLELNKWGNIVADDSGATSLQGVFAGGDIVRGGATVILAMGDGKRSAAAIDDYLRR, from the coding sequence ATGAAGTTTTCCATGGAGCCACAAGTCAAAATGGCGCGGGTGAGAATGCCCGAGCAGGATCCGCAGGTGCGCAGGTGCAATTTCAAAGAAGTCAATCTGGGGCTTTCCGAGGCTGAGGCGGTGCAGGAGGCGCAACGCTGTCTTGGCTGTAAAACCAGGCCCTGCGTGGCCGGTTGTCCGGTACGGGTCAGAATCCCGGAATTCATTACCGCCCTGGCTTGCGGCAACGTTGCGCAGGCGGCACACATTCTCCTGGCTGACAACTCTTTGCCTGCGGTATGCGGCCGCGTCTGTCCCCAGGAGGAACAGTGCGAGGCCAAATGTGTCCTTGGCAAGAAAGGTGAACCCGTAGCTATCGGCTATCTGGAGCGTTTTGTGGCCGATTGGGCTATGCGGCATCCGGACTTGCTGGAGCCTGAAACGGCCGTTGCCCCAACCGGAAAAACCGTTGCCGTGGTCGGCTGCGGCCCAGCCGGCATTACCGTCTCCAAGGAACTGGCATGCAAGGGGCATGACGTTACCATATTCGAGGCTTTGCACGACACCGGCGGTGTTTTGCGCTATGGCATTCCGGAATTCCGTCTGCCGAAGCAGATCGTGGATATCGAAGTGCAGCGTTTGCGGCATATGGGTGTCAGTATCGAATGCAATGTCATTGTCGGCAAGACCGTAAGTCTCGAAGAATTGCAGACGGGTTACGATGCCGTGTTTATCGGCAACGGCGCGGGGCTGCCGACCATGCTCGGCATTCCCGGAGAGAATCTTAAAGGCGTCTATTCGGCCAACGAATATCTCACGCGCGTCAATCTGATGGCAGCCTGGCGTGATGATGCGGCCACTCCGATCATGCGGGGTAAAAGGGTGATGGTGATAGGCGGCGGGAATACCGCCATGGACGCGGTTCGCACCGGGGCAAGACTTGGCGCGGAACGTTCAATTATCGTTTACCGCCGCAGTGAAGCGGAAATGCCGGCCCGCGTGGAGGAAATCCACCATGCCAAACAGGAAGGCATCGAATTTATCCTGCTGACAGCACCGCTTGAAATTATCGGCGACGCATCGGGGTGGGTAAAAGGGGTTCGCTGCCAGAAAATGAAACTTGGCGAGCCGGATGCTTCGGGACGCCGCCGGCCGGTTCCCGTCGCAGGACAGACCTTCGAACTTGCGGTGGACGTGGTGGTCAACGCGGTCGGCACCCAGGCCAATCCCTTGCTGACGGCGACGGCTTCTCAGCTTGAGCTTAACAAATGGGGGAATATAGTCGCAGATGACAGCGGTGCGACCAGCCTGCAGGGCGTGTTTGCCGGCGGCGATATTGTGCGCGGCGGAGCCACTGTGATTCTGGCGATGGGTGACGGTAAAAGGTCCGCTGCCGCCATCGATGATTATCTCAGGCGTTGA